One segment of Vicugna pacos unplaced genomic scaffold, VicPac4 scaffold_20, whole genome shotgun sequence DNA contains the following:
- the LOC140693689 gene encoding uncharacterized protein yields the protein MAARLGSAPAGVPEPRSLPPLLTGAAGRPSSASSPSSSRRRRRLSPLSRHRSRRRRLSPLSRHRSRRRRLSTLSRHRSRRRRLSTLSRHRSRRRFGPSAATAASTATAARPAVGQEPLHRRQMYLTMYVNNDYKLETEKNCHFYQLGCRKIWTSGFHKWAEALCPVTLSSYMFKLCHNGNSAAESAVIYPMWSSAEENVKTLQKREVAYINADSYIEGNYTLRVDCTPLLFQLVYKLTKEWKNQTSFIWRNAIGC from the exons atggccgcgcgcttggggtccgcaccTGCTGGCGTCCCCGAGccccgttcactgccaccgctgctgaccggagCCGCCGGTCG ACCTTCGAGTgcctcaagtccttccagcagccgccgccgccgccgcctcagccccctaagccggcaccgcagccgccgccgccgcctcagccccctaagccggcaccgcagccgccgccgccgactCAGcaccctcagccggcaccgcagccgccgccgccgactCAGcaccctcagccggcaccgcagccgccgccgcttcggcccctcagccgccaccgccgcctcaaccgccaccgccgcccgcccagctgtgggtcaggagccgctgcacagacg gcagatgtacctaaccatgtatgttaacaatgattacaagctggagactgagaagaactgccatttttaccagctgggatgcagaaaaatttggacttctgggttccacaaatgggctgag gctctctgtccagtaactctaagttcttacatgttcaag ctctgtcataatggaaactctgccgcagaatcagctgttatctatcccatgtggtcaagtgcagag gagaatgtgaaaacactccagaagagagaggttgcatatatcaatgcagactcatacatagaag gcaattatacactcagagttgactgtacaccccttcttttccagttggtatataaactgacaaaagag tggaagaatcagacatcattcatctggagaaatgctattggttgctga